From Cygnus atratus isolate AKBS03 ecotype Queensland, Australia chromosome 1, CAtr_DNAZoo_HiC_assembly, whole genome shotgun sequence, the proteins below share one genomic window:
- the SETDB2 gene encoding histone-lysine N-methyltransferase SETDB2, producing MQGERMLYNCLEEENRTSSRKETNEGDLKAFWTQMGNRRVDIIFEQVQEVLLLLKEKIKNGTATNQECWQAWALVNEANLGDLLTLTNASEVVDGDGAQEIKPKLHQLLTDASTANSAEGSQSKKEKMEKLDSGSKEASSEIQCVPLSPQYQNHKCSSACLTNRAVSSYKGENPLKIPILLHFERRHAKADCLSKTLDVNYKAPCGRSLRSFQDVQNYLFETECNFLFIDHFSFNTYVLLGRNTVNPKPLVYDFDISNGAESVPVSFCNDIDRARLPYFKYRRASWPRGYYLNNLSTMFLDSCDCTDGCIDRSKCACLQLTARGCHKVSLSPSTKTSHGYSYKRLEGPVPSGIYECSVSCRCDKMMCQNRVVQHGIQVRLQVFNTEKKGWGVRCLDDIDKGTFVCTYSGRLMSRTEAQVLGGASQDKKEESAVNDSRHGFFSKKRKLDSSCSDSEIELVQTVKDHVLEKQESLSQTVDNEDESSEGHPRNSSVAAVRRPGTRIAVVRNRQLQMEVDTLVHSASSDEDNSSQPHQSSKTKLTSGTKKGKRSIQQQKEDHTTKTGQTEPADTDSAECKRKNVSLQGVACGKSDVLNDTRVMRPSKNVPQQANHKEENCRQSKQGTFCKEVDSDGSLLKNANEENIYILDATKEGNVGRFLNHSCCPNLFAQSVFVETHNRSFPWVAFFTNRHVKAGTELTWDYGYEAGSMPEMEISCQCGVQMCRKKTL from the exons ATGCAAGGCGAAAGAA TGCTGTACAACTGCCTTGAAGAGGAGAATCGTACCAGTTCCAGGAAAGAGACAAATGAAG GTGATTTGAAGGCATTTTGGACCCAAATGGGAAATAGAAGAGTAGACATCATATTTGAGCAGGTGCAAGAAGTTCTGCTGTTGCTAAAGGAAAAGATCAAGAATGGAACTGCCACAAACCAAG AATGCTGGCAGGCTTGGGCACTGGTGAACGAAGCTAATCTAGGGGATCTTTTGACTTTGACAAACG CAAGCGAAGTGGTTGATGGGGATGGTGCACAGGAAATCAAACCTAAATTGCATCAGCTTCTTACAGATGCCAGCACTGCAAACTCGGCAGAAGGTTCTCAAAG CAAAAaggagaagatggaaaaattgGATTCAGGGAGCAAGGAAGCATCTAGTGAAATTCAATGTGTACCTTTAAGCCCCCAGTATCAGAACCACAAGTGCTCTAGTGCGTGTCTCACCAACAGAGCAGTAAGCTCCTACAAAGGTGAAAATCCTCTGAAGATCCCAATCCTGCTTCACTTTGAAAGACGCCACGCAAAAGCAGACTGCCTTTCGAAAACACTGGATGTGAATTACAAAGCTCCTTGTGGCAGGAGTCTGAGAAGCTTTCAAGACGTGCAAAATTACCTCTTTGAAACAGAATgcaatttcttatttattgATCACTTCTCTTTCAACACGTACGTACTGCTGGGCAGGAACACTGTAAACCCCAAACCCCTTGTGTATGACTTTGATATCAGCAATGGAGCTGAGTCTGTGCCCGTCTCCTTCTGTAATGATATTGACCGCGCGCGATtaccttattttaaatatcGGAGGGCATCGTGGCCCCGTGGGTATTATCTCAACAATTTATCCACCATGTTTCTTGACTCGTGTGACTGCACAGATGGCTGCATCGATAG GTCAAAATGTGCATGCCTACAGCTAACTGCAAGAGGCTGTCATAAAGTTTCTCTGTCTCCAAGTACTAAAACTTCTCATGGATACAGCTATAAAAGACTGGAAGGGCCTGTTCCTAGTGG AATCTATGAGTGTAGCGTGTCATGCAGGTGTGACAAGATGATGTGTCAGAACAGAGTTGTACAGCATGGCATTCAAGTTCGCCTGCAGGTGTTCAACACAGAGAAGAAGGGTTGGGGCGTCCGCTGCCTAGATGATATCGACAAGGGGACGTTTGTTTGTACTTACTCAG gcaGATTAATGAGCAGAACTGAAGCTCAAGTATTGGGAGGTGCCAGTCAAGACAAGAAAGAGGAGAGTGCTGTGAATGACAGCAGGCACggctttttttccaaaaaaaggaaacttgaCTCTAGTTGCTCAGATTCTGAGATTGAACTAGTGCAGACTGTCAAAGATCATGTTCTTGAGAAGCAGGAATCTTTGTCTCAGACGGTGGATAATGAAGATGAATCATCTGA AGGTCACCCAAGGAATTCGAGTGTTGCAGCGGTGAGAAGGCCTGGAACTAGAATAGCTGTTGTTCGTAATCGCCAGCTACAAATG GAAGTTGATACACTGGTGCACAGTGCCAGCTCAGATGAAGATAATAGTTCTCAGCCTCATCagtcaagcaaaacaaaactaaccagtggaacaaagaaaggaaaaa GATCcattcagcagcagaaggaagaccATACCACGAAAACTGGACAGACTGAGCCTGCTGACACGGACAGTGcagaatgcaaaagaaagaatgtgTCTCTGCAGGGTGTTGCTTGTGGCAAGTCGGATGTGCTGAATGACACGCGTGTTATGAGGCCATCCAAAAATGTTCCCCAACAAGCTAACCACAAAGAGGAGAATTGCAGGCAGTCAAAACAAGGCACGTTTTGCAAGGAGGTTGACAGTGATGGGTCGCTTCTGAAGAATGCTAAcgaagaaaatatttatatactgGATGCCACGAAAGAAGGGAATGTGGGTCGTTTTCTTAAC